GCCAGTTCTTCGGCCTTTTGTACCACTTCCGTTTGCCCTTTGAGCTGCTGCTGCAATTCATATAGGGATTTTTGATGCACCTTGGCGGTCTCGTTCAGTTCCGTCTTGAGCGCATCGACTTGCCGTTCGAGCGTTTTAACTTTTTCCTCAGCAGAAATTTTTTCGAATCCGAGGGTTTTACAGCGCTCTTCCGCGGTGGTGGCCGCTGATTTGGCTTGTTGCGCGGCGATGTTCTGCAGGGCGAGCTGCTGCTGGAGGTCGACGATGGTTCTCTGGCTGTTTTCCAGGGTGGAGTCCAGTTCGACGGCGAGGATTTCCGCCTGCCCTTTGAGGGTTTTTACTTCTTCTTCCGCGGCGGTTTTTTCCGCTGCGAGGGTTTTGTACCGGTCTTCCGCCGTTCTGGCGGCGTCCGCTACCGCCTTTTGCGCTGCTTCAATTTGCGAAGCGAGCTGCTGCTGCAGGTCGGCTATGGCCTTCTGGCTGCTCTCGATCGTGGAGTCCAGTTCGACGGCGAGGATTTGCGCCTGCCGTTTGAAGGTTTTGGCCTCTTCTTCCGCGGCGATTTTTTCTGCTTCGAGGGCATTACATCGGTCTTCCGCCGCTTTGGAGGCGTCTGCTTCGGCCTTTTGCAGCGTAGCGATCTGGAGAACGAGTTCCTGTTGAAGCTTCGAGACGGCCTTTTGCTGCGTCTTGGTAGAGCTGTTCAGTTCGTCAGCAAGGGCTTCTACTTGCTCTTCGAGAGTTCGAACCTGTTCTTCCGCAGAAGTTTTTTCGGCTTGGAGAAGTTGACAGCGGTTTTCCGCATCGGTAACGGCGGCTTGGGCCTTTTGAGCGGCGTCGGTTTGCAGATCAAGCTGCTGTTGAAGTTCGGCGATGGCTTTCTGATGGCTCTCGGAAGCGGCCTCCAGCCGGACCGCAGAAATTTTTTCCTGCTGTTCGAGGGAGCGAACCCTCTCTTCTGCCTGAAGCTTCTCCGTCTTGAGGGCTTGAAATCGCTCTTCTGCCGCAGCAGCCTCGGCATCGGCCTTTTGTACCGCGGATCGTTCCTGATCGAGCTGGTGTTGAAGCTTCGCCAGGGTTTTCTGGTGATCTTTAACGGTGTCCTTCAGTTCGGAAGCAAGGAATTGCGCCTGCGCCTCGAGGGCCTGAATTCTTTCTTCCGCGGAAGCGTTCTCAATTTCGAGGTTTTGACAGCGCCCTTCCGCTGCGGCGATTGCGGCCTGGGCCTTTTGTGCAGAGGCGGTTTGCTCGGAGAGCTGCTGCTGCAGGTCGGCGAGAGTTGTCCGGTTGTTTTCAAGGGCGGATTTCAGGTCGGCTGCCAGGGTCTCCGCCCGTTGTTCGAGGGCTTGAACTTTGTTTTCCGCGGATATCTTTTCCGCCTCAAGGGCCTTGAAGCGGGCTTCCGCATCCTTGACGGTTCGTGTGTCAGCCTTTTGAGCAGAAGAGACCTTCTGGGCAAGTTTATGCTGAAGCTCGGAGATCGTTTTGGACTGGTTATCGACGGTGAGTTTCAGCTCAGTCGCTAATTCTTCCGTTTCCCTGGTTCTTCGAGAACGACCTTCCTTCCATTCGGTCTTATACCGGGTTCCATCGGAAGCGATGTATTCTCCCTTTCCTTCCGGCAGACCCTGGAGCCATTCGCCTTCATAGCTGCAGCCATCGGGCCAGACATACTTACCCTGCCCGGAAGGAAGCCCCTCCTGCCAGTCGCCCTCGTAGCGGCTCCCGTCGGGCCAGGTAAAGATCCACGGCCCGTTGAGCGGCGCATCCTGCCATTCGATGCGGTATGGATTTTCTTCGGAGACCCCTCGAACTAAATGTCCTAACACGATGCTTCGCACCAAATCCCTGTAGAGAATAGGATTCGGTTTCTCTGCCTGTCGGGACGGTTTACATCCTGCGGTAGAGTTCCATCGCTCTGTCCCGGGTCATGATGTTGGCCCAGTCGGGACCAAGGCAGTTCTCCCAGAGGGGAACAAGGCCCAGGGCCGTCGTCACCATCTTTTCCAGAGAAGCCGAATCGAGATCTTTTGTTAAATTGCGGGGAAGCGGGATATCATGCTTCTCCATCATCTGCCGGAACTCCCGGACGCCCTCGGGGTAGATATCCTCCAGTTGATCAAAGGCGATGCAGCAGCCGATGCCGTGATGAATCCCCAGGACGAAGGAAAGTCCATAAGAGAGGGCGTGACAAGCCCCCACTTGGGAGTACGCAATGCTCATGCCACCAAAGTAGGAAGCCATCATTAATTTGTCGTCTTTTTCCGGGGAATCCTCGATAAAGACCTGGCGGCACAGATCACGGGACTTCTCTCCATAGGCCTTGCTGAACTCGTTGATGAATGTCCCGTGGAGGGATTCCACATCATGGATGAAGCAGTCCATCCCGGTGTAAAACCATTGATTTTTTGGCACCCCTGCCAACAGTTCGGGATCAAGGAGGATCTGATCGAAGAGGGTGTAATCGGAATTGATGCCCAGTTTCTTCTCCGGCCCCGTGAGGATGCACGTCCGGGAGATCTCGGCCCCCGTCCCGGAGAGGGTGGGCACGGCCACATGGTAGACGGCGGGGTTCTGAATCAGATCCCACCCCTGGTAATCGGCGGAGGAACCCGGGTTGTTGAGCATCAGGGAGACGGCCTTGGCGATGTCCATGGCGCTCCCGCCGCCGATCCCGATAATGCCTGCCGGGGTAACGGGTGAATAGGCCCGGATCCGGGCCACCAGCTCGTCGATATACTTGGTCTTCGGTTCATCATCGACATTGACCCACAGCAGGAGATCCTTCCCCCGCAGCGGAATCCGCCCTTCCAGGCCCTTCCCGGTAAAGACGTCATCGACGACAAAGACCATATAAGAATCCGCACCAACCCGCCGGTCCTTCAGGACATCATCCAACTGGTTGAAAGACCCGCGACCGAAGATAATATTGGGGACAATCCGAAAGTTTCTATACATAGGGTATTCCCTTTCTTTTTGAAGAATTTTCTTTGTACTGGCGGGAGTATAGGGAAAAACTTGGTGGGATGTCAATCAAATGATAAGATCGCAGAATCTCGTCGCGTGTGTATCGGCGTTAACGGCCAATAAATTCAGGAAACAAAAAAGGCGGAGCCGCTTTGGCCCTGCCTTTTCGTAATCAACCGATTATATGTTTCGTTAGATCTTAAACTTTCTTCCAGCTCCTGCCAAACCAACCAGACCAAAGCCAAGAAGAAGCATGGTGGTGGGTTCGGGAACCGGCTTTGGGCCATCTCCTGCCCATAGAGAAGTTACATTTCCAGGCAGTGTCGAACTGCCGTTACCGATATGGACCGCGACATGAAGCAGACCTAATGTGTCGAGAGAATCAAACATACTGGCGTCAAGATTCCCTTCTGTGGAGGAGAGAGTGCCAACGTAATCCTCTCCAGTTAGATTGCCATTCTGTGGGACCTGGATATCAAAAAACCCTTTGTAAC
This sequence is a window from Syntrophus gentianae. Protein-coding genes within it:
- a CDS encoding iron-containing alcohol dehydrogenase family protein; translated protein: MYRNFRIVPNIIFGRGSFNQLDDVLKDRRVGADSYMVFVVDDVFTGKGLEGRIPLRGKDLLLWVNVDDEPKTKYIDELVARIRAYSPVTPAGIIGIGGGSAMDIAKAVSLMLNNPGSSADYQGWDLIQNPAVYHVAVPTLSGTGAEISRTCILTGPEKKLGINSDYTLFDQILLDPELLAGVPKNQWFYTGMDCFIHDVESLHGTFINEFSKAYGEKSRDLCRQVFIEDSPEKDDKLMMASYFGGMSIAYSQVGACHALSYGLSFVLGIHHGIGCCIAFDQLEDIYPEGVREFRQMMEKHDIPLPRNLTKDLDSASLEKMVTTALGLVPLWENCLGPDWANIMTRDRAMELYRRM